A DNA window from Streptococcus sp. LPB0220 contains the following coding sequences:
- a CDS encoding ABC transporter ATP-binding protein, whose protein sequence is MIQLENVHKSYGQTKVLKGIDLQIQDQDDVVILGPSGSGKSTLLNVLSGLEKVDEGHILIQGQDLSQLTDAQLTTFRREKIAFIFQQYYLLPNLTVRQNVKMGADLANNHDFLQIIEDLGLGDKLDKYPSELSGGEQQRVSIARALAKKPEILFLDEPTGALDEETGRKILDYIWKLKEKLGFTLIMVTHNQNIADMARTIIRVNSGKIIEVVTNDQPQTAYEIGW, encoded by the coding sequence ATGATTCAACTAGAAAATGTTCACAAAAGTTACGGCCAAACCAAGGTTTTAAAGGGGATTGATTTGCAGATTCAAGATCAGGATGATGTGGTTATCCTCGGTCCTTCTGGATCGGGGAAATCAACTCTCTTAAATGTGTTATCAGGCTTAGAAAAGGTAGACGAAGGGCATATTCTCATTCAAGGACAAGATTTATCACAACTCACGGATGCTCAATTGACAACTTTTAGACGGGAGAAGATTGCCTTTATTTTCCAGCAGTATTATCTATTGCCGAATCTAACGGTTAGACAAAATGTAAAGATGGGGGCAGACCTAGCAAACAATCATGATTTTTTGCAGATCATCGAGGATTTGGGGCTTGGCGATAAGCTGGACAAGTATCCGAGTGAATTGTCTGGTGGGGAACAGCAGAGAGTCTCCATTGCTCGGGCCTTGGCCAAAAAGCCAGAGATTCTTTTCTTAGATGAGCCGACGGGAGCCCTGGATGAAGAAACAGGGCGCAAGATTCTCGACTATATCTGGAAATTGAAGGAAAAGCTGGGCTTTACCCTCATCATGGTGACACACAACCAAAATATTGCGGATATGGCAAGAACCATCATTCGTGTCAATAGTGGCAAGATTATCGAAGTTGTGACCAATGATCAGCCTCAGACTGCCTATGAGATTGGATGGTAA
- a CDS encoding TetR/AcrR family transcriptional regulator, whose product MPPKVKFSKEAIIGTALQLVREEGMASLTARALAEKLGATPRVIFGQFANMAELQAEVIAAAEMVVVEYIRKALEDEKPFRSVGVAYILFASKEPQLFQLLFQNPSKDPIRRFQDFLPMKDHSYQLVLDSIVADYPLTVEEASRLYQHLFIYSHGMASMVASGIYQFSMEEVIGLLTEVCQSLIKEMVGKK is encoded by the coding sequence ATGCCACCAAAGGTTAAATTCAGTAAAGAGGCTATCATTGGGACAGCTTTACAATTGGTGAGAGAAGAGGGCATGGCTAGCTTGACAGCTCGAGCATTAGCGGAGAAGCTGGGAGCCACACCGAGAGTCATTTTTGGGCAATTTGCCAATATGGCTGAGTTACAAGCAGAGGTTATTGCTGCGGCGGAGATGGTCGTGGTGGAGTATATTCGCAAGGCCTTAGAAGATGAAAAGCCTTTTCGATCTGTCGGGGTTGCTTATATCCTTTTCGCCTCAAAAGAGCCCCAACTCTTTCAATTGCTTTTCCAAAATCCTAGCAAAGATCCGATTCGTCGCTTTCAAGATTTTCTTCCCATGAAGGATCATAGTTACCAATTGGTTCTGGATTCGATTGTTGCAGACTATCCTTTGACTGTAGAAGAGGCTAGTCGCTTGTACCAGCATCTATTTATCTACTCACACGGGATGGCCTCAATGGTTGCTTCTGGTATTTACCAGTTCAGCATGGAAGAAGTGATTGGATTACTGACAGAGGTTTGTCAATCTCTCATCAAAGAAATGGTAGGAAAGAAATGA
- a CDS encoding aldo/keto reductase: MNYIEFAENERLSTIVLGMMRISQMSEDEVEALVEAALSIGINTFDLADIYGDGQCEVLLGKVLKRRPDLRDQMWIQSKCGIRKDGFTYFDFSKDYILDSVDGILERLQIERLDSLLLHRPDALMEPEEVAAAFDHLEQAGKVRHFGVSNQNPMMMELLKTAVKQPLKVNQLQLSAAFTPSFEAGFHVNMEGPKAAVRDGSVFEYCRLTDTVIQAWSVLQHGYFKGNFVGKEEFAALNHVLTDLAKKYQVTPTAIALAWVLRYPGKMQAVIGTTKPQHVLEAGKAAEVNLTRKEWYQIYLAAGNDLP; this comes from the coding sequence ATGAACTATATTGAGTTTGCTGAAAATGAGCGTCTGTCCACGATTGTCCTTGGGATGATGCGGATCAGTCAGATGAGTGAAGATGAGGTGGAGGCCTTGGTGGAGGCGGCCTTGTCGATTGGGATCAACACTTTTGATCTAGCAGATATCTATGGCGATGGCCAGTGTGAGGTCCTCCTGGGTAAGGTTCTCAAGCGTCGTCCGGATCTTCGGGACCAGATGTGGATCCAGTCCAAGTGCGGGATTCGCAAAGACGGCTTTACCTATTTTGACTTTTCTAAGGACTATATTTTGGACTCCGTCGACGGCATCCTCGAGCGTCTGCAGATCGAGCGCTTGGATAGTCTTCTCCTTCACCGACCGGATGCCCTCATGGAGCCTGAAGAAGTGGCGGCAGCTTTTGATCACTTGGAGCAAGCTGGCAAGGTCCGTCATTTTGGGGTGTCCAATCAAAATCCCATGATGATGGAATTGCTTAAGACGGCTGTCAAACAACCTCTCAAGGTCAACCAGTTGCAGTTGAGTGCAGCCTTTACACCGAGCTTTGAAGCTGGTTTTCATGTCAACATGGAAGGCCCTAAAGCAGCCGTGCGAGATGGCAGTGTCTTTGAGTATTGTCGCTTAACTGATACGGTGATTCAAGCTTGGTCTGTCCTCCAGCATGGCTATTTCAAGGGGAATTTTGTCGGCAAAGAAGAGTTTGCGGCTCTCAATCATGTCCTTACTGACTTGGCGAAGAAATATCAAGTTACACCGACAGCTATCGCCCTTGCTTGGGTCCTTCGCTATCCGGGTAAGATGCAGGCTGTCATCGGAACGACCAAGCCCCAGCATGTCCTTGAAGCAGGGAAAGCAGCAGAGGTGAATTTGACGCGCAAGGAATGGTACCAAATCTACTTAGCGGCGGGAAATGATTTGCCTTAG
- a CDS encoding ABC transporter permease, with translation MKQMFVVMKETYIRQVKSWSFLFMVFGPFLFLGLSIGIGYLTGSSTDAKNQVALVTEVPAVKESLKGTDGLTLDYKDEAAAKKAIKDEKAAAYLMVDEKDGQLEATYVGDQAMKTDLKSLVAAKLSQVQQGINMARANLSKEQLTALSQQVSLKEKIDEKKEGLKMVQTMVAGGLGMLLYMILIFYSSITAQEVASEKGTKIMEVVFSSIKATDYFFARMLGLFGVIFTHIFVYVVGLVAVWIFRADIPVVKDFLAPNSPITQHLAEAISLNTVFFIILGIFMYVVLSAFLGSTVARPEDSGKAISPLMMLVIFSFLGVTTLGSAGDVFLLKIGSYIPFFSTFFMPFRTINGYATGLESWASLGIAVLFTIVGTVLIARIYASLILQTDDLGPWKTIKRALSYR, from the coding sequence ATGAAACAGATGTTTGTCGTAATGAAAGAAACCTATATCAGACAAGTGAAATCATGGAGTTTCCTCTTCATGGTCTTTGGCCCCTTCCTCTTTTTGGGATTGAGCATTGGAATCGGTTATCTGACAGGTTCTTCTACAGATGCCAAAAACCAAGTGGCCTTGGTGACAGAAGTGCCAGCTGTCAAAGAAAGCCTCAAAGGAACCGATGGCTTGACCTTGGACTACAAGGATGAAGCTGCAGCTAAAAAAGCCATCAAGGACGAGAAAGCAGCTGCTTACCTAATGGTCGATGAAAAAGATGGCCAGCTAGAAGCGACTTATGTGGGCGATCAAGCCATGAAAACAGATTTAAAATCGCTTGTCGCTGCGAAATTAAGCCAAGTCCAACAAGGGATCAATATGGCCCGTGCTAATCTAAGCAAAGAGCAACTGACAGCCTTGTCTCAACAGGTTTCTCTCAAAGAAAAAATTGACGAGAAAAAAGAAGGCTTGAAAATGGTGCAAACCATGGTTGCAGGTGGTCTGGGAATGCTGCTTTATATGATTTTGATCTTCTACTCTAGTATCACAGCCCAAGAAGTGGCCAGTGAAAAGGGAACTAAGATCATGGAAGTGGTCTTCTCTAGTATCAAAGCAACCGACTATTTCTTCGCACGCATGCTCGGACTCTTCGGAGTGATCTTTACCCATATTTTTGTCTATGTTGTTGGTCTAGTAGCGGTTTGGATCTTTAGAGCAGATATCCCAGTTGTCAAGGATTTTCTCGCTCCAAACTCTCCTATAACCCAACACCTAGCAGAAGCGATCTCGCTTAATACCGTCTTCTTCATTATCCTTGGGATCTTTATGTATGTGGTGCTCTCTGCCTTCTTAGGCTCTACAGTTGCACGACCAGAAGATTCAGGAAAAGCGATTTCACCACTGATGATGTTAGTTATCTTTAGCTTCCTTGGGGTAACCACCTTGGGAAGTGCCGGTGACGTCTTCTTATTGAAGATCGGTTCATATATTCCTTTCTTCTCAACCTTCTTCATGCCTTTCCGTACCATCAATGGCTATGCGACTGGTCTTGAATCTTGGGCTTCATTGGGAATTGCGGTTCTCTTTACCATTGTGGGAACAGTGCTCATTGCCCGTATCTATGCGAGCCTGATCCTTCAGACCGATGACCTCGGACCATGGAAGACCATCAAACGTGCTCTTAGCTATCGCTAA